One window of Cohnella hashimotonis genomic DNA carries:
- a CDS encoding alpha-D-ribose 1-methylphosphonate 5-triphosphate diphosphatase: protein MEKRLWIRKGKVVLPGSVEQADVFVENGRIARIGSRGEIGVGGDAQEIDADGAYVLPGLVDIHCDAIEKETEPRPNTLFPMEMAFLQFERKLAGHGITTMYHSLSLGVGLSLRGEHLVSEMIGTIRRLGAQRSMIRHRVHLRYEVSHLTGFPLAERLIGEGQIDYLSLMDHAPGQGQYRRPGAFHRYVMKNQGVDAEECERIVEELQARRALIDWDRLRQLTGLARQHGIAVASHDDDTPEQVDRSIAFGASISEFPLNLETAAYASERGVKICVGAPNLVRGGSHDKNLTAMEAVRAGAADIVCSDYHPASLLHSLFGMHAGGIPLHEAVRMASLEPATALGQAASVGSIEPGKFADLLLVRTVGGVPVVTDTIVEGTVVSQMRDFRN, encoded by the coding sequence AGCCGCGGGGAGATCGGCGTTGGCGGAGACGCACAGGAGATCGATGCGGACGGCGCTTATGTGCTGCCGGGTCTCGTCGATATCCATTGCGACGCGATCGAGAAGGAGACCGAGCCGCGTCCGAACACGCTTTTTCCGATGGAAATGGCGTTCCTGCAATTCGAGCGCAAGCTTGCCGGGCATGGCATCACGACCATGTATCATTCGCTGTCGCTTGGCGTGGGCTTAAGCCTTCGAGGCGAGCATCTCGTGTCGGAGATGATCGGCACGATCCGGCGGCTCGGCGCGCAGCGGTCGATGATACGACATCGCGTTCATCTGCGTTACGAAGTGTCGCATCTGACCGGATTTCCGCTGGCGGAACGGCTCATTGGCGAGGGACAGATCGATTATTTGTCGCTGATGGATCATGCGCCGGGTCAGGGGCAGTACCGTCGTCCGGGCGCCTTCCACCGTTATGTGATGAAAAATCAGGGCGTCGACGCGGAGGAATGCGAGCGGATCGTCGAGGAGCTGCAGGCGCGACGGGCGCTGATCGATTGGGACAGGCTGCGTCAGCTTACCGGGCTTGCCAGACAGCACGGTATCGCAGTGGCTTCGCACGATGACGATACGCCGGAGCAAGTGGACCGTTCGATCGCTTTCGGCGCGTCGATCAGCGAATTTCCGCTTAATCTGGAGACGGCCGCATACGCCTCGGAACGGGGCGTGAAAATATGCGTGGGCGCTCCGAACCTCGTGCGCGGCGGCTCCCACGACAAAAACCTGACGGCTATGGAAGCCGTCAGGGCAGGCGCCGCCGACATCGTTTGCTCCGATTATCATCCGGCGTCGCTGCTTCATTCTTTGTTCGGCATGCACGCTGGCGGCATCCCGCTCCACGAAGCCGTGCGCATGGCTTCGCTCGAGCCGGCGACGGCGCTCGGGCAAGCGGCGAGCGTCGGTTCGATCGAGCCGGGCAAGTTTGCCGATCTGCTCCTCGTCAGGACTGTCGGCGGCGTACCGGTTGTCACCGATACGATCGTCGAAGGGACGGTCGTTTCCCAGATGCGGGATTTTCGGAATTAA